The following proteins are encoded in a genomic region of uncultured Hyphomonas sp.:
- a CDS encoding DUF1178 family protein yields MIRYALHCKACDEDFEAWFASSSAYETLKEKRQVRCTACNSSRVEKQIMAPSVKSAKGKETPADPEKMFAAFAEKARQHVAENFDYVGGNFAEEARSMYYGEQDERPIWGETTSEEREALKEEGVPAAPLPEPFTPPVPKPKGQLN; encoded by the coding sequence GTGATCCGCTACGCACTTCATTGCAAGGCCTGCGACGAGGATTTCGAAGCCTGGTTCGCCTCGTCTTCCGCCTATGAAACGCTGAAGGAAAAACGCCAGGTGCGCTGCACGGCGTGCAATTCCTCCCGCGTGGAAAAGCAGATCATGGCCCCGTCGGTCAAATCGGCGAAGGGCAAAGAGACACCGGCCGATCCGGAGAAGATGTTTGCCGCGTTTGCCGAGAAAGCCCGCCAGCATGTGGCGGAGAATTTCGACTATGTCGGCGGCAATTTCGCCGAAGAAGCGCGCTCCATGTACTATGGCGAACAGGATGAACGTCCGATCTGGGGCGAGACGACATCGGAAGAGCGCGAAGCTCTCAAGGAAGAGGGCGTACCGGCCGCCCCGCTGCCTGAGCCGTTCACCCCGCCCGTACCGAAACCAAAGGGCCAGTTGAACTGA
- the grxC gene encoding glutaredoxin 3, whose translation MAKVTIYTRAFCPYCSRAVSLLQEKQVEFEEIDAGMSPDKKAEMIQRSNGGRTFPQIFIGEHHIGGCDDMMALERAGKLDPMLGQP comes from the coding sequence ATGGCGAAAGTCACGATCTATACCCGGGCCTTCTGTCCCTATTGCTCGCGCGCGGTGTCGCTGCTGCAGGAAAAGCAGGTCGAGTTCGAAGAGATCGATGCCGGCATGAGCCCGGACAAGAAAGCCGAGATGATCCAGCGCTCGAACGGCGGACGGACCTTCCCGCAGATTTTCATTGGCGAGCATCACATTGGCGGCTGCGATGACATGATGGCGCTCGAACGGGCCGGCAAGCTCGACCCGATGCTGGGCCAGCCCTGA
- a CDS encoding aa3-type cytochrome c oxidase subunit IV, with protein sequence MAASEYHRGEMDIHDQKATWDGFIAGSTWGSLILTLMLGHAILAVAIGIHWAVSLGLMTILGIVSGLVLNMSGRWYATLVILLLTGLFVQAMIWLFGALI encoded by the coding sequence ATGGCTGCCAGCGAATACCACCGCGGAGAGATGGACATCCACGACCAGAAAGCGACCTGGGACGGCTTCATCGCCGGAAGCACCTGGGGCAGCCTGATTCTGACGCTGATGCTCGGCCATGCCATTCTGGCAGTCGCTATCGGTATTCACTGGGCGGTGTCGCTCGGTCTGATGACCATTCTGGGCATCGTCTCCGGCCTCGTGCTGAACATGAGCGGCCGCTGGTATGCGACGCTGGTGATCCTGCTGCTCACCGGCCTGTTTGTTCAGGCCATGATCTGGCTGTTCGGCGCCCTTATCTGA
- a CDS encoding ComF family protein — protein sequence MARDMEQQQSRSKAFLRMAADFLWPPRSLVSRERGLGKGPLAPHEFGRIHFLSGAVCDRCGTPLGAELDEGATCAACIARPPRWDRARAAFVYEAASRRLVLDLKRSGRRDGLGTFSGWMAQAGRSLLDEADVIVPVPLHYARLASRGFNQSAWLAEALSRRTRVPVAVDALKRTRRTPTQGGLSARARRRNVAGAFALRPGRAGYIQGKRVLLIDDVLTTGATLSACTRALKQAGARHVDVLVLARVVRETDVTI from the coding sequence ATGGCACGCGATATGGAGCAGCAGCAGAGCCGTTCAAAGGCCTTTCTGCGGATGGCGGCCGATTTCCTCTGGCCGCCACGCTCGCTGGTCAGCCGCGAACGTGGTCTCGGCAAGGGCCCGCTTGCCCCGCATGAATTCGGGCGGATCCACTTTCTCAGCGGCGCGGTCTGCGACCGTTGCGGCACACCCCTCGGCGCCGAACTGGATGAAGGGGCGACCTGCGCCGCCTGTATTGCCCGGCCGCCGCGCTGGGACCGCGCACGGGCGGCGTTCGTTTATGAAGCCGCTTCCCGGCGGCTGGTGCTGGACCTCAAGCGCTCTGGCAGGCGCGATGGTCTCGGCACGTTTTCCGGCTGGATGGCGCAGGCGGGGCGGTCACTGCTGGATGAAGCAGATGTGATCGTGCCTGTGCCGCTGCACTATGCCCGCCTTGCCAGCCGCGGTTTCAACCAGTCAGCCTGGCTGGCGGAAGCCTTGTCCAGGCGAACGCGTGTGCCGGTCGCCGTGGACGCGCTGAAGCGGACCCGCCGTACGCCGACGCAGGGCGGGCTGTCGGCGCGGGCGCGGCGCCGCAATGTGGCGGGTGCCTTTGCGCTGCGTCCGGGCCGGGCCGGGTACATCCAGGGTAAACGCGTGCTGCTGATCGACGATGTACTGACAACGGGCGCAACGCTCAGCGCGTGCACGCGTGCCCTCAAACAGGCAGGGGCGCGGCATGTGGACGTTCTGGTGCTTGCGCGCGTTGTACGGGAAACCGACGTCACCATATAA